One region of Cucurbita pepo subsp. pepo cultivar mu-cu-16 chromosome LG03, ASM280686v2, whole genome shotgun sequence genomic DNA includes:
- the LOC111791590 gene encoding 4-hydroxybenzoate polyprenyltransferase, mitochondrial → MASLLFRTSRRSVSCLFVHRKFLNPLSSLDAPISYSRASLVSNLWCTRADFACENFIRDFRFGLIHGLSTSSDVKESSKSDESPSGSVKQDGGSQAKVEMSWIYLYLPKKIQPYAHLARLDKPIGTWLLAWPCMWSITLAASPGQLPDFKMLTLFGCGALLLRGAGCTINDLLDQDIDTKVERTKLRPVASGQLTQPQGISFLGLQLFLGLGILLQLNNYSRILGASSLLLVFSYPLMKRFTFWPQAYLGLTFNWGALLGWAAVRGTLDPAIVLPLYLSGVFWTLVYDTIYAHQDKEDDLKVGVKSTALRFGDSTKEWISMFGVANIGCLALSGYNADIGWPFYAFLAAASGQLAWQISTVDLSSRADCNRKFISNKWFGALVFSGILLGRLSS, encoded by the exons ATGGCGTCTTTGCTATTCCGTACTTCACGCAGGTCTGTGTCCTGCCTCTTTGTTCATCGTAAATTTCTTAATCCCTTATCGAGTCTCGACGCGCCAATTTCTTACTCCAGAGCTAGTTTAGTTTCCAATTTATGGTGTACTCGGGCGGATTTTGCTTGCGAAAATTTTATTCGAGATTTTAGATTTGGACTCATCCATGGGTTATCTACGTCTTCGGATGTAAAGGAGAGTTCAAAGAGTGACGAGAGCCCGTCTGGTAGTGTTAAACAGGATGGAGGATCACAGGCGAAAGTTGAGATGTCCTGGATTTATTTGTATTTGCCCAAAAAGATTCAGCCTTATGCTCACCTTGCGCGGCTCGATAAACCCATTGGGACGTGGTTACTTGCTTGGCCTTGTATGTG GTCAATTACCTTGGCGGCATCTCCAGGCCAACTTCCTGACTTTAAAATGCTGACTCTATTTGGATGTGGGGCTTTGCTTTTGAGGGGTGCTGGGTGTACCATAAATGACCTCCTTGATCAAGATATTGATACAAAG GTTGAACGTACAAAGCTAAGACCAGTTGCAAGTGGTCAATTAACTCAACCCCAGGGAATCAGTTTTTTAGGGTTGCAGCTGTTTCTGGGACTTGGAATTCTCCTTCAACTGAATAATTACAG TCGCATTTTGGGGGCTTCCTCTTTGCTTCTAGTCTTCTCCTATCCTCTCATGAAGCGGTTCACGTTTTGG CCTCAAGCCTATCTGGGTCTGACCTTCAATTGGGGAGCTTTATTAGGATGGGCTGCCGTCAGAGGAACTTTGGATCCAGCTATTGTTTTGCCACTGTACTTGTCTGGAGTATTCTGGACTCTTGTATACGATACGATATATGCACATCAG GATAAGGAGGATGACTTAAAAGTCGGCGTTAAATCTACTGCTTTGAGATTTGGAGATTCAACTAAGGAGTGGATTTCTATGTTTGGAGTTGCAAACATTGGCTGTCTTGCTCTTAGTGGTTACAATGCTGATATTG GATGGCCGTTTTATGCATTTTTGGCTGCTGCTTCTGGACAATTGGCTTGGCAGATTTCCACAGTCGACTTATCGAGTCGTGCCGATTGCAATAGAAA GTTCATCTCCAACAAGTGGTTTGGTGCTTTAGTGTTCAGTGGGATCTTGCTTGGAAGACTTTCATCTTAG